In the Mycoplasmoides gallisepticum genome, one interval contains:
- a CDS encoding ATP-dependent helicase has protein sequence MQDYLKSLNKQQYDVVTSDLIPIFVVAGAGTGKTKVLTSRIAYLIEHFKIPEYKILAITFTNKAAKEMQHRLEKLLNKEKTQVSFRTFHGFCAQVLREEVNNVDRLNDRFNILDEVDQAKLIEDLLKSQKYEYYYSQYTDFKKNKVMSIINDAKTYNLDVAEFLASDLNKLGEDHILTPNLVQPLSNFYHDYEKALKELNAIDFNDLLNIAYNLFLNDPIILKKWQNRYEAILVDEFQDANEIQYKIVKLLREKNNNFLFVGDPDQSIYGWRGANSEIGDSIRFDFNDLVVKYLTQNYRSKQSILNLANDAIKMNNSRYFKSLLSHDLTDLGPKPIWINFSNIEYQNRFVMDKIKELVASKQYTYGDFAILYRTNFSSVSLERLIKENRIPYEIFGGYKFFLRKEIKDLIGYLKLVDTNNDIAFDRIINTPRRMIGDTSIEIIKELANKKSITEYEALDYLDESNIKANVKKSAQNFKKMIEDLRANQGNWSVYQTINEIIKRINYYDYLNEPTKHDSVNEFIDFLNKYEKEYENDFGTKLTINDFIQNLALEGDLDNNQPNHNKNALKLMTIHSAKGLEFKNVFVINMNENILPSSRSIAATNNKAKLAEERRIVYVAYTRAKHNLWLCSNQDYDARTKEPYQPSRFLYELSDLVLDKQDQAKTYFDKHNFLTDDDGWFNSKKSPSKLDAWNSTNEVEHNYFVGEIIYHQLYGEGIVREIDDLTIKVSFKDKKAGTKDLIKNHKLITYAK, from the coding sequence ATGCAAGATTACTTAAAGTCTTTAAACAAGCAACAATATGATGTTGTTACAAGTGATTTAATTCCAATTTTTGTTGTCGCTGGTGCTGGTACTGGTAAGACAAAGGTTTTAACATCGCGAATTGCTTATTTGATTGAGCATTTCAAGATCCCAGAATATAAGATCTTAGCGATTACATTTACTAATAAAGCTGCTAAAGAGATGCAACACCGACTTGAAAAACTTCTGAATAAAGAAAAAACTCAAGTCAGTTTTAGAACGTTTCATGGGTTTTGTGCACAAGTTTTAAGAGAAGAAGTTAATAATGTTGATCGGTTAAACGATCGGTTTAATATCTTAGATGAAGTTGATCAAGCAAAACTGATCGAAGATCTATTAAAATCACAAAAATACGAATATTATTATTCTCAGTATACTGATTTCAAAAAGAATAAGGTGATGAGCATTATTAATGATGCAAAAACTTATAACCTAGATGTAGCTGAATTTTTAGCATCTGATTTAAATAAATTAGGTGAAGATCACATTCTTACTCCCAATCTAGTTCAACCATTAAGTAATTTCTATCATGATTATGAAAAGGCATTAAAAGAGCTTAATGCCATTGATTTTAATGATCTATTAAATATTGCTTATAACCTATTTTTAAATGATCCAATTATTTTAAAAAAATGGCAAAACCGTTATGAAGCAATTTTAGTTGACGAATTTCAAGATGCTAATGAAATTCAATACAAGATCGTTAAATTATTAAGAGAAAAAAATAATAATTTTTTATTTGTGGGGGACCCTGATCAATCAATCTATGGTTGAAGAGGTGCTAACAGTGAGATTGGTGATTCAATTAGATTTGATTTCAATGATTTAGTCGTTAAGTATTTAACGCAAAATTACCGGTCAAAACAAAGTATTTTGAATCTGGCAAACGACGCAATTAAGATGAATAATAGTCGTTATTTTAAATCATTATTATCACACGATTTAACTGATTTAGGGCCTAAACCAATTTGAATTAATTTTAGTAATATCGAATATCAAAACCGGTTTGTAATGGATAAGATTAAAGAACTGGTTGCTTCTAAACAATATACTTATGGTGATTTTGCTATCTTATACCGAACTAATTTTAGTTCGGTATCGCTAGAACGCTTAATTAAGGAAAACCGGATCCCTTATGAGATCTTTGGTGGGTATAAATTCTTTTTAAGAAAAGAGATCAAAGATCTAATTGGTTATCTTAAATTAGTTGATACTAATAATGATATCGCGTTTGATCGAATCATCAATACACCTAGAAGAATGATTGGTGATACCAGTATTGAAATAATTAAAGAACTAGCCAACAAAAAATCAATCACTGAATACGAAGCGCTGGATTATTTAGATGAATCAAATATCAAAGCAAATGTTAAAAAAAGCGCGCAAAACTTCAAAAAAATGATTGAAGATTTACGAGCAAACCAAGGTAATTGATCAGTTTATCAAACAATCAATGAGATCATTAAACGAATCAATTATTATGATTATCTTAATGAACCAACTAAGCATGATAGTGTCAATGAATTCATTGATTTTTTGAATAAATATGAAAAAGAATACGAAAACGATTTTGGCACCAAATTAACGATTAATGACTTTATCCAAAATCTTGCACTAGAAGGTGATCTTGATAACAATCAACCAAACCATAATAAGAACGCATTAAAATTAATGACGATTCACAGTGCAAAGGGATTAGAATTCAAGAATGTTTTCGTCATTAATATGAATGAAAACATTCTACCTAGTAGTCGTTCAATTGCAGCAACTAACAATAAAGCTAAATTAGCAGAAGAAAGAAGAATTGTTTATGTTGCTTACACTAGAGCCAAACACAATCTTTGATTATGTTCAAACCAAGATTATGATGCTAGGACTAAAGAACCTTATCAACCTTCTAGATTCTTATATGAATTAAGTGATCTAGTGCTTGATAAACAAGATCAAGCTAAAACTTATTTTGATAAACATAATTTCTTAACAGATGATGATGGTTGATTCAATTCGAAGAAATCACCATCTAAGTTAGATGCATGGAATTCAACTAATGAAGTTGAACACAATTATTTTGTTGGAGAGATTATTTATCACCAACTTTATGGTGAAGGGATTGTTAGGGAGATTGATGATCTGACAATCAAAGTTAGTTTTAAAGATAAAAAGGCTGGAACAAAAGATCTGATTAAAAACCATAAACTAATTACCTATGCAAAGTAA
- a CDS encoding RDD family protein, which produces MYVIFHNEITNTKVEYEVASATKRIFAGLLDLVFISLISMGINYLINFLFQKYWTNYSVALYILLVGITSFLFYGGYFILVPWLTKGKTLFRLAFKLQLVERTTLKKYLKHMFLHNLLIFLFLVSILIIMGLSLFAFNDREQREIVSLFTKNNILDQPVKYIIFISFFRGIYSIYAIILFIIFIFVAISSKRLALHDKMANLVMIDLKTKKDTNQQVEDKNKTNKIDINLPGNMDLTDL; this is translated from the coding sequence ATGTATGTTATTTTTCATAACGAGATCACCAACACCAAAGTAGAATACGAAGTAGCTTCAGCAACCAAAAGAATTTTTGCTGGACTTCTCGATCTTGTTTTTATTAGTTTAATTAGTATGGGTATTAATTATTTGATTAACTTCTTATTTCAGAAGTACTGAACTAACTATTCAGTTGCTTTGTATATTTTATTAGTTGGAATAACCAGCTTTTTATTTTATGGTGGTTATTTTATCTTAGTGCCATGATTAACTAAAGGTAAGACTTTATTTCGGTTAGCTTTTAAGCTACAATTGGTTGAACGAACGACACTAAAAAAATATTTAAAACACATGTTTTTACATAATTTATTAATTTTTTTATTCCTTGTTTCGATCTTAATAATCATGGGATTATCCTTATTTGCTTTTAATGATCGTGAACAAAGAGAGATCGTTAGTTTATTTACCAAAAATAACATTTTAGACCAACCGGTTAAATACATTATTTTTATTAGTTTTTTCCGTGGTATTTATTCCATTTATGCGATCATTTTATTTATTATTTTTATCTTTGTAGCAATTAGCTCTAAGCGATTAGCATTACACGATAAGATGGCTAACTTAGTTATGATCGATTTAAAAACTAAGAAAGATACTAATCAACAAGTTGAAGATAAAAATAAAACTAATAAGATTGATATCAATTTACCAGGGAACATGGATCTTACTGACCTATAA
- a CDS encoding glycosyltransferase, giving the protein MLCYIINRIMSKLSIIYYLSQEVMNLKSSLNSLFSINNLKDHELIFINDDANESVIKIWQDELGKYSDLNYQIVNVSQSLGMSEAYNLGARIANGKFTLFTNQLIIFKPNFLDELSLVIEDLDEDVDLINFLIDEPAFYDQKKQSSNNKDKKLLVYDQFNIDLIAKHSLNSYDKVFKTKMLVDHKIKFNVTHYQPGIFILKVYGKAKKAAVLKTILTKRRKEINLNNNIYDVLFQINQFNQLKTYNEWNDSYDEKLEFCAIIMAFYHFISLVINSNFSDKEKRNAIKIAKELVFRLYPKYEKNKFFQLINNQNWKNYFIKFKPRLSWIQAKFDADK; this is encoded by the coding sequence TTGTTATGTTATATAATAAATAGAATTATGTCAAAGTTATCAATTATCTACTATCTAAGTCAAGAAGTGATGAATTTAAAGAGTTCACTAAACTCTTTATTTAGTATTAACAATCTTAAAGATCATGAATTAATTTTTATTAATGATGATGCTAATGAAAGTGTGATTAAGATTTGACAAGATGAATTAGGTAAGTATAGTGATTTGAACTACCAGATTGTTAATGTTTCTCAATCCCTTGGGATGAGTGAAGCATACAATCTGGGGGCTAGAATTGCTAATGGTAAGTTCACTTTATTTACGAATCAACTAATTATTTTTAAACCAAACTTTTTGGATGAACTAAGTTTAGTTATTGAAGATTTGGATGAAGATGTTGATTTAATTAATTTTTTGATCGATGAACCCGCTTTTTATGATCAGAAAAAACAATCAAGCAATAATAAAGATAAGAAGTTATTAGTTTATGACCAGTTTAACATTGACTTAATTGCTAAGCATTCATTAAATTCTTATGATAAAGTGTTTAAAACCAAGATGCTGGTTGATCATAAGATCAAATTTAATGTTACGCATTACCAACCAGGGATCTTTATCTTAAAAGTTTATGGTAAAGCAAAGAAAGCTGCAGTTTTAAAAACGATCTTAACTAAGAGAAGAAAAGAGATTAATTTGAACAATAATATCTATGATGTTTTGTTTCAAATCAATCAGTTTAACCAGCTTAAAACTTATAATGAGTGGAATGATAGTTATGACGAAAAGTTAGAGTTTTGTGCGATTATTATGGCATTCTATCATTTCATTTCGTTGGTGATTAATTCTAACTTCTCAGATAAAGAAAAACGGAACGCAATTAAAATTGCAAAAGAATTAGTTTTTCGTCTCTACCCTAAGTATGAAAAGAACAAATTCTTCCAATTAATCAATAATCAGAATTGAAAGAACTACTTCATTAAGTTTAAACCTAGATTATCTTGAATTCAAGCAAAATTTGATGCTGATAAATAA
- a CDS encoding MPN337 family protein: MALINNKNKNSCNLDIKNIVNFNIQKITKSFFDSNLFNSSSQNISKKHYKALKANNEEFFDVQSLLNEESIGDIINFSFKKINSIIGATNLNHFDVIRHDEYGEAVYVNISNINSDFEIQAKKSQDLRFVFEVYVKDYSYLKQYCDKIQINILFDETNRIISGNFVFFKQAVEVDLEQLIKHVYRNYFVKNFIKEHFMNNSLKNQVRLFEDLTINKQDKSIYLSSKFKTQFISTLDHVDEVNNLQIDREEFFYAVNILNFIILMIYEDLKAFFQSNKLISFLDFIQRKTNLSNVRSNAHAELDFLNLFNYVNSKYFFNHELDLHQEEVENLEDALDLINEFYDLYQFEQRSLSDQILNFEISWSDQEWDDNNKVILLLMYPELFGLDSVDYVNSKYDQLVESFINFQISDAVDYQKKHDAVLCELNPNYECFINANKDFLIMKSNFESLNLFEIYNWALIYENLYEAKYINISNKFYKLKNSQPQIMRVLLNQLNQLKYYTAKKIYGLGHIEVVIRKLLKYNDFENTINQFIKTINRDDQMYGKSKERKYLILGIISAFLFGIMDFLTTIFSILPVTQDNIQVSIQKVPSLIVIGAGSLLASILLIILTVTYFKKRRQK, from the coding sequence ATGGCGCTAATTAATAATAAAAACAAAAACAGCTGTAATCTGGATATCAAAAACATTGTTAATTTCAATATTCAAAAGATTACCAAAAGCTTTTTTGATTCAAATCTATTTAATAGTTCGTCACAAAATATCTCCAAAAAACACTACAAGGCATTAAAAGCTAATAACGAAGAATTTTTTGATGTTCAATCGCTTTTAAATGAAGAGTCAATTGGTGATATTATTAATTTTTCATTTAAAAAAATTAATAGTATTATCGGAGCTACTAATCTCAATCACTTTGATGTAATTCGCCATGATGAGTATGGTGAAGCAGTTTATGTCAATATTAGTAATATTAATAGTGACTTTGAGATTCAAGCTAAGAAATCCCAAGATTTAAGATTCGTTTTTGAAGTGTATGTCAAGGATTATTCTTATCTTAAACAGTATTGTGATAAGATTCAGATCAACATCTTATTTGATGAAACTAACCGGATTATTTCGGGTAATTTTGTTTTTTTCAAACAAGCAGTTGAAGTTGATTTAGAACAATTAATTAAGCACGTATATCGTAACTATTTTGTTAAGAACTTCATTAAAGAGCACTTTATGAACAATTCGTTAAAAAACCAAGTGCGTTTATTTGAAGATTTAACAATTAACAAACAAGATAAATCAATTTATTTATCTTCTAAGTTTAAGACGCAATTCATCTCGACTTTAGATCATGTTGATGAAGTTAATAATTTGCAAATTGATCGGGAAGAATTTTTTTATGCAGTTAACATCTTAAATTTCATTATTTTAATGATCTATGAAGATTTAAAAGCATTTTTTCAGTCAAATAAACTAATTAGTTTTTTAGATTTTATTCAAAGAAAAACTAACTTAAGTAATGTTAGATCAAATGCGCATGCTGAACTAGATTTTTTAAATCTATTTAATTATGTAAATAGTAAATACTTCTTTAATCATGAGTTAGATTTACATCAAGAAGAAGTAGAAAACTTAGAAGACGCGCTTGATCTGATTAATGAGTTTTATGATCTTTATCAGTTTGAACAACGATCATTGTCTGATCAGATCTTAAATTTTGAAATATCATGATCAGATCAAGAATGAGATGATAACAATAAAGTAATCTTATTGTTAATGTATCCTGAATTATTTGGTTTAGATAGTGTTGACTATGTTAATTCCAAATATGATCAACTTGTTGAATCATTCATTAATTTTCAGATCAGTGATGCTGTTGATTATCAAAAGAAACATGATGCGGTTTTATGTGAATTAAATCCGAATTATGAATGTTTTATTAATGCAAATAAAGATTTCTTAATTATGAAAAGTAATTTTGAATCGCTTAATTTATTTGAGATTTATAACTGGGCATTGATCTATGAAAACTTATATGAAGCTAAATATATTAATATCTCAAATAAGTTTTATAAATTAAAAAATAGCCAACCTCAAATTATGAGGGTCTTATTAAATCAACTTAACCAGTTGAAATATTACACAGCTAAAAAGATCTATGGTCTAGGACATATAGAAGTTGTAATTCGTAAGTTGTTAAAATACAACGACTTTGAAAATACGATTAACCAGTTTATTAAAACAATCAACCGTGATGACCAGATGTATGGAAAATCCAAAGAAAGAAAATATTTAATTCTAGGGATCATCTCTGCATTCTTGTTTGGAATTATGGACTTTTTAACAACGATCTTTTCGATTTTACCAGTTACTCAAGATAATATTCAAGTATCGATTCAAAAAGTACCTAGTTTAATCGTAATCGGAGCTGGTTCATTATTAGCATCCATTTTATTGATCATCTTAACGGTCACATATTTCAAAAAACGTCGGCAAAAATAA
- a CDS encoding MPN338 family protein, producing MDFEKKILEKLNISTTYPFYIDNVNVKFFNSLQQHPNKYFVSKILPKIKTKLDQEELEKLKELDELTRKDRIKLMLNLALKKIVSKTGSSNSDFFKVLGYDQFHEPLYISEKEFSVNELIHNEYEERRYKYYIDVNKNSYLHQYASRINLWFYLNEENKILSGSFSFEVVNLEDNPLNEETVFEKIYLVYLIKYFIYKQISPLSLNNIIDIIDNDDFLSNFDKKSNKELQNNLSNNIYKKSLSYEVLKSNWDNLIIDKFLAHKNYDQEKQCQIKDDLFYAIMNLTMINLALYQELKSYFNSEQPELILSILKKPTQIKSDPDQRPFNDFIELSKHLKDSYIKKHTTKIDLNKIDDIDDFVNEAKKHQAAQDYEAFNTSINFLELQVKDEEVFASSSDYLLKHQQIYLIYSLIINPNRFGLNSNTTQIAKYNDLMKNLKNMQISEGSRKMIVQDINQSEVDINKNYLSFINQSNDFVIIKKDNKQLLDFYVWAIIYSESRKWIHHDIEYDFNNDRVVKNSSFYRQKIEALENLKFDWYDDFYGIPAIKTIVKKIDQISNIKSSIDILVGTIKQKDALLKKDFERKTMVIAYVVALFIGFINFFGMIFTILAVTKPEDGLNTTNIIVITIASLLISSLIGIISFFLFKMARNNGYYKPKKSKQK from the coding sequence ATGGATTTTGAAAAGAAGATTTTAGAAAAACTAAACATCAGTACCACATACCCTTTTTACATTGACAATGTTAATGTCAAGTTTTTTAACAGTTTACAACAACACCCAAATAAATACTTTGTTAGCAAAATCCTACCTAAAATTAAAACTAAACTTGATCAAGAAGAGTTAGAAAAATTAAAAGAATTAGATGAACTAACAAGAAAAGACCGAATTAAGTTAATGCTTAATTTAGCTCTTAAAAAGATCGTTTCTAAAACTGGTTCATCAAATAGCGACTTTTTTAAAGTACTAGGTTATGATCAATTTCATGAACCTTTATATATCTCTGAAAAAGAATTTAGTGTTAATGAACTAATTCATAACGAATACGAAGAACGAAGATATAAATACTATATCGACGTTAATAAGAATAGTTATCTTCATCAATACGCTAGTAGAATTAATCTTTGATTTTATCTAAACGAAGAAAACAAGATCTTATCTGGGTCATTTAGTTTTGAAGTAGTTAATCTTGAAGACAATCCACTAAATGAAGAAACAGTTTTTGAAAAGATCTATTTAGTTTATTTAATTAAATATTTTATTTATAAACAAATTTCGCCACTATCATTAAATAATATTATTGACATCATTGATAATGATGATTTCTTATCAAACTTCGATAAGAAATCTAATAAAGAACTACAAAATAACCTAAGTAACAATATCTATAAAAAATCATTAAGTTATGAAGTTTTAAAAAGTAACTGGGATAATCTGATCATAGATAAGTTTTTAGCTCATAAGAATTATGATCAAGAAAAGCAATGCCAAATTAAGGATGATCTGTTTTATGCGATCATGAATCTAACGATGATTAATTTGGCACTATACCAAGAATTAAAGTCTTACTTTAATTCAGAACAACCCGAATTGATCCTAAGTATTCTAAAAAAACCAACTCAGATTAAAAGCGACCCTGACCAAAGACCGTTTAATGACTTTATTGAATTGTCTAAACACCTAAAAGACAGTTACATTAAAAAACACACGACCAAGATCGATCTAAATAAGATTGATGATATCGATGATTTTGTTAATGAAGCTAAAAAACACCAAGCTGCTCAAGACTATGAAGCATTCAACACTTCGATTAACTTCTTAGAATTACAAGTTAAAGATGAAGAAGTGTTTGCTTCATCAAGTGATTATTTATTAAAACACCAACAGATCTATCTAATCTATTCTTTAATTATTAATCCCAACCGCTTTGGTTTAAACTCAAACACAACTCAGATTGCTAAATACAATGATCTGATGAAAAACTTAAAGAATATGCAGATCTCTGAAGGATCTAGAAAAATGATCGTTCAAGATATCAACCAATCAGAGGTTGATATTAATAAGAACTATCTTAGTTTTATTAACCAATCAAATGATTTTGTGATCATTAAAAAAGATAATAAACAACTTCTTGATTTTTATGTTTGAGCGATCATTTATTCTGAAAGTCGTAAGTGGATTCACCACGATATCGAATATGACTTCAATAATGACCGGGTCGTCAAAAACTCAAGTTTTTACCGACAAAAGATTGAAGCGCTTGAAAACTTAAAGTTTGACTGGTACGATGATTTCTATGGGATCCCAGCAATCAAAACGATCGTAAAAAAGATCGATCAGATCTCAAACATCAAATCTTCAATTGATATCTTAGTTGGAACAATTAAACAAAAAGACGCCCTGCTTAAAAAAGACTTTGAACGAAAAACGATGGTTATTGCTTATGTTGTGGCTTTATTCATTGGGTTTATCAACTTCTTTGGAATGATCTTTACGATCTTAGCCGTAACCAAACCAGAAGATGGACTAAACACAACAAATATTATCGTAATTACGATCGCTTCATTGCTAATTAGTTCGTTGATTGGGATCATCAGCTTCTTCTTATTTAAGATGGCAAGAAACAACGGTTATTACAAACCAAAAAAGAGTAAACAAAAATAA
- a CDS encoding NifU family protein, with the protein MARRKQTVIGEILDLLDDLRLLIKRDGGDLSFEGYEKGIVTIKLLGNCDGCSLVDMTYKDGVETILKAEIPEVKSVVLIQSKQANSNLLGISKSPIFGD; encoded by the coding sequence ATGGCAAGAAGAAAACAAACCGTAATTGGTGAGATCTTAGATCTCTTAGATGATCTAAGATTATTAATTAAAAGAGATGGTGGTGACCTATCTTTTGAAGGTTATGAAAAAGGAATAGTAACGATCAAATTACTAGGTAATTGTGATGGTTGTAGCCTTGTTGATATGACTTATAAAGATGGGGTAGAAACGATCCTTAAAGCAGAGATCCCTGAAGTTAAATCAGTTGTACTAATCCAAAGTAAGCAAGCTAATTCAAATCTTTTAGGGATTAGTAAATCACCAATCTTTGGCGATTAG
- the plsY gene encoding glycerol-3-phosphate 1-O-acyltransferase PlsY, translated as MNVAGYISLLVILSLLIGYLFGSIMFADVASMILKRNVRELGSKNPGTTNSFRVFPKKVAIAIGFFEIIKSVIPFSIILLIYKYGLQPELTKLDPSVINKTYYLTYLAPLAAIFGHMYPVYFKFNGGKAVATTAGFVFVVSPWWFLIIALTWWTITLISKYVSLASIVCFIIFLFLPYIPWLDYLWWFSLDKITFLTYQSDWYIIVFFAIANTILSTIIIWKHRGNIVRLINKQENKITKKV; from the coding sequence ATGAATGTAGCAGGATATATCAGTCTCTTAGTGATCCTTAGCTTATTAATTGGCTACTTGTTTGGTTCAATTATGTTTGCAGATGTTGCTAGTATGATCCTTAAAAGAAATGTACGTGAACTAGGGTCTAAAAACCCAGGGACAACCAACTCTTTTAGGGTGTTCCCTAAAAAAGTTGCAATCGCGATCGGTTTTTTTGAGATCATTAAATCCGTAATTCCGTTTTCAATCATCTTATTGATCTATAAGTATGGTTTGCAACCTGAACTAACTAAGCTTGATCCTAGTGTAATTAATAAGACATATTATCTAACTTATTTAGCACCACTAGCAGCAATCTTTGGTCATATGTATCCTGTGTACTTCAAATTCAACGGTGGTAAAGCTGTAGCTACAACTGCTGGATTTGTATTTGTTGTTTCACCTTGATGATTCTTAATTATTGCTCTAACTTGATGAACAATTACTTTAATTAGTAAATATGTTTCACTAGCTTCAATCGTTTGTTTCATTATCTTTTTATTTTTACCATATATCCCTTGATTAGATTATCTATGATGGTTTAGTTTAGATAAGATCACCTTTTTAACTTATCAAAGTGATTGGTACATCATCGTCTTTTTTGCGATTGCTAATACAATACTAAGTACAATCATTATCTGAAAACACCGTGGGAATATCGTTAGATTAATTAATAAACAAGAAAATAAGATTACAAAAAAGGTTTAA
- a CDS encoding Nif3-like dinuclear metal center hexameric protein, protein MKIRRITDWVLKEFPLRNQLSFDNAKLINHKNLTNQLTKVLVCADYDRFNFELAKKHNANLIISHHPMFINHQDLKSDAFIAKAYQDFYQNNRSFLVLHTAYDFSPNGAHSYFFKLLKIKKFDPNPINHYYRFEIDCSLEQLISDLKKIQYIDQVQYLSTAKFKKKLKKGLICLGSGYSSDQLDLELFKQYDLLITGDLKWSSWINAINHEINVIDIGHHVESIFIDHIGELLVEKFHDQLEPKQLILGHSQFKIIKR, encoded by the coding sequence ATGAAAATTAGAAGAATCACTGACTGAGTCTTAAAAGAATTTCCCTTAAGAAATCAGTTAAGTTTTGATAATGCCAAATTAATTAATCATAAGAACTTAACCAATCAATTAACTAAGGTTCTAGTTTGTGCTGATTATGATCGGTTTAATTTTGAGTTAGCAAAAAAACATAATGCTAATCTAATTATCTCCCACCATCCGATGTTTATTAATCATCAAGATTTAAAATCAGATGCATTTATAGCTAAGGCTTATCAGGATTTTTATCAAAACAATCGGAGTTTTCTAGTGTTGCACACTGCTTATGATTTTAGTCCCAACGGTGCGCATTCATACTTTTTTAAATTATTAAAGATCAAGAAATTTGATCCTAATCCAATTAATCATTATTACCGATTTGAGATCGATTGTTCGCTTGAACAATTGATCTCTGATTTAAAAAAGATTCAATATATTGACCAAGTTCAATATTTATCAACAGCTAAATTTAAGAAAAAATTAAAAAAGGGTCTGATCTGTTTGGGTAGTGGTTATAGTAGTGATCAGCTTGATCTTGAATTGTTTAAACAATATGATCTATTAATCACAGGTGATTTAAAATGATCATCATGGATTAATGCGATCAACCATGAGATTAATGTGATTGATATTGGTCATCATGTAGAATCAATCTTTATCGATCATATTGGTGAGTTATTAGTTGAAAAGTTCCATGATCAATTAGAGCCAAAACAATTGATACTAGGACATTCACAATTCAAGATCATCAAGAGGTAA
- a CDS encoding class I SAM-dependent methyltransferase: protein MTQKIKVISQMIDDAFLVADVGCDHGHLGIELIKKNKAQYVLNVDVNLSPLKQAIANSRKIIGKERIINILNDGLSNLSIKNPIDYCVIAGLGVSKINDIINNSVVELKQLIVQPEKNHIKMRYYLTKNNYQIVDEIIVFEKNNYYLIIKAIKTEDKHDLTDTDYVIGPILKNQNSPELISYIKQQKELIERIPVAARKKLQLIEITEYERFLNNQWKLEESLTES, encoded by the coding sequence ATGACTCAGAAAATTAAAGTTATCTCCCAAATGATTGATGACGCTTTTTTAGTAGCAGATGTTGGCTGTGATCATGGTCATCTAGGTATTGAATTAATCAAAAAAAATAAAGCACAATACGTGCTTAATGTTGATGTTAATCTATCACCACTAAAACAAGCGATTGCTAACTCGAGAAAGATTATTGGTAAAGAAAGAATTATCAACATTCTTAATGATGGTTTAAGCAACTTAAGTATTAAAAACCCGATCGATTATTGTGTGATTGCTGGTCTTGGTGTCAGTAAAATTAATGATATTATAAACAATTCGGTTGTTGAATTAAAACAATTAATTGTCCAACCAGAAAAAAATCACATTAAAATGCGGTATTATCTAACTAAGAACAATTATCAGATCGTTGATGAGATCATTGTTTTTGAGAAGAATAATTACTACTTAATTATTAAAGCAATTAAGACTGAAGATAAGCATGATTTAACTGATACAGATTATGTGATTGGACCAATCTTAAAAAACCAAAACAGTCCAGAACTAATCAGCTATATTAAACAACAAAAAGAATTGATTGAACGAATTCCAGTTGCTGCAAGAAAAAAGTTACAGCTGATTGAAATAACTGAATACGAGCGCTTTCTTAATAACCAATGAAAATTAGAAGAATCACTGACTGAGTCTTAA